In Electrophorus electricus isolate fEleEle1 chromosome 14, fEleEle1.pri, whole genome shotgun sequence, a single window of DNA contains:
- the nog3 gene encoding noggin-3 — MDNVPHILAIYVLFFSLGCRIEEGMCQHYYLLRPIPSDSLPIVELKEDPDPVLDPKERDLNETELRSILGSHFDPHFMSVTSPEDKYAVSDDLNDSEMRQRPTGTMPKEIKAMEFEIHGKKLGKKLRRKFQLWLWNYMFCPVVYTWQDLGNRFWPRYVKVGSCYNKRSCSIPEGMVCKPARSAHFTILRWRCLTRRGVLKCTWIPVQYPFISECKCSCPK; from the coding sequence ATGGATAACGTACCACACATTCTGGCAATATATGTACTATTTTTCTCTCTTGGATGCAGGATCGAAGAAGGGATGTGCCAACATTACTACCTCCTTCGCCCCATACCCAGCGACAGTCTGCCTATTGTGGAACTAAAGGAGGACCCAGATCCCGTATTGGACCCTAAAGAGAGGGATCTAAATGAAACAGAACTAAGAAGCATACTCGGCAGTCACTTTGACCCCCATTTCATGTCAGTCACTTCCCCGGAAGACAAATACGCAGTAAGCGACGATCTAAACGATTCGGAGATGAGACAACGTCCCACTGGCACAATGCCTAAAGAAATCAAAGCAATGGAGTTTGAGATCCATGGCAAAAAACTCGGTAAAAAGCTCCGGCGAAAGTTTCAGTTGTGGCTGTGGAACTATATGTTCTGCCCAGTTGTTTATACATGGCAGGACCTCGGGAACAGATTCTGGCCCCGCTATGTGAAGGTGGGAAGCTGCTACAATAAAAGGTCTTGTTCGATTCCCGAAGGGATGGTTTGCAAACCTGCCAGATCGGCCCATTTTACGATTTTGAGATGGAGGTGCCTGACGCGAAGGGGAGTGCTAAAATGCACTTGGATACCCGTTCAGTACCCCTTTATATCAGAGTGCAAATGCTCCTGCCCGAAATGA